The Porphyrobacter sp. LM 6 sequence CCGAGTGCCAGTAGGCAAAGCCGGTATCGGTGACGACATCGATGCGCTTGGGGTTGAGCGGATCCTTGATGTCGAACAGGATGCCGTTGCCCGAGCACGCCCCCGCCGCGATGTTGAGCGCGGGGAACACGGTGATGTCGTGGCACTGGTCGGTCGGCGCGGTACGCTGCGTGCCTTCGCCGTGATCGCCGCCGGTCCACAGGCCCGCGATATTGCCGGTCTTCTCGTCGGCGAAGACGCGCGGGCTCTTGACGATGCGCGCCTTGGACGGATCGGCCAGCGGGATCTCGATCACGTCGATCGAGAACAGCGCGGTGCGGGTGTCGCCCGGAATTTCGCCGATGCAGCCCGCCAGTTCCTCTTCCTCGCGGATGTTGGCGGTGCCCGAGTTGTAGACGACGATGCGCTTGTCATCGGCGCTGACGACCGAGTGCGTGTGGCTGCCGCGGCAGGTCTGCACCCCGCCGACCTGCACCGGACGGGTGAGATCGGAAATGTCGAAGATGCGCAGGCCGCGGAAACGCTCCTCGTTGACCTTGCCCGGCGCGCCCTGAAGGCCGCAATCGACACGGCCACGGGTCTGTTCGACGCTCATCACGAGGATCTTGCCGACGACCGAGACATCGCCCTGCCCGCCGGGGCAGACGACTGAGCTCATCAGGTTCGGCACACCATCGGTGCCAATCTTGTAGATGTTGAAGCCGTGGTAGGAGCCGGCGATCATGATGTCGTCGAAGAACGCCATGTCGGTGTTGGCGAAATCGAGCAGCGGCGAGCGTTCCGACAGTTCGGTGAGGCTGTCCTCTTCCTCGCGGTCAGGGGTTGCGGCGGCGGGGGTCGCAGCCGGAGCAGCAGCGGCGGGCGCGGCAGCAGGCGTTGCCTCGGGCGCGGGCGTGGCAGCAGCTTCGTCCTTCTTATCGTCCTTGCTCTTCCTCGGCGCTGCGGGCGGACGCAGATCGGCCGGGTTGGCAGGATTGAAGAAGCCGGCGGGCTTCCTGAGGCTGGCGATCTTGGTCAGGCCCATGATCGCTTCGCCCGCGTTGTCGAAGCCTGCGGCAAGGCCGGTGCGCGGGTCTTCCGACAGCTTGGCGAGCACCTTGTCCATGCGCTTGATCTCGCCGTTCTGCTCGTTCTCGATATCGGCGACAAAGCGGAACATCACCGGGTCGGAGGCAGTGCCTTCTTCGCGGAACAGCTTCTGCACCATCTCGACCGCGCCCTGGTGGTGGGCGATCATCAGGGTCAGGAACTGGCGATCGAAATCAATGCCCTTGGCATCGGCCAGCGCCTTCATATCCTCGGGGCTCGCCATGCCCTGCATCATGTGGTGCAGGTGTTCGCCGTGGCCCTTCATCATCGGGTCTTCGACCGGCTCGCCGCGTTCCTTGAGCCAGCCCTTCATGAAGGCGATTTCGTCCGCCTGGCTGGCTTCGATCCGGCCCGCCACGGCAATGATCTGCTCGGCATTGGTGCGGTCCTTGACCAGCACCGCCATGTCCAGCGCCTGCTGGTGGTGGACGATCATGTGCTGCATGAAGGCGACGTCAGCCGCGGTGTAGCTCGCCTGCGCCAGCTTGGTCGCCTGCTCGGCCGACAGCGTGCGGGTCGCCTGCCCCGGCGCACCGGGCTGGACGATCGGCACGCTCTGCG is a genomic window containing:
- a CDS encoding DUF305 domain-containing protein codes for the protein MTNIASLRASRAVLSAMLLSASGAALAQSVPIVQPGAPGQATRTLSAEQATKLAQASYTAADVAFMQHMIVHHQQALDMAVLVKDRTNAEQIIAVAGRIEASQADEIAFMKGWLKERGEPVEDPMMKGHGEHLHHMMQGMASPEDMKALADAKGIDFDRQFLTLMIAHHQGAVEMVQKLFREEGTASDPVMFRFVADIENEQNGEIKRMDKVLAKLSEDPRTGLAAGFDNAGEAIMGLTKIASLRKPAGFFNPANPADLRPPAAPRKSKDDKKDEAAATPAPEATPAAAPAAAAPAATPAAATPDREEEDSLTELSERSPLLDFANTDMAFFDDIMIAGSYHGFNIYKIGTDGVPNLMSSVVCPGGQGDVSVVGKILVMSVEQTRGRVDCGLQGAPGKVNEERFRGLRIFDISDLTRPVQVGGVQTCRGSHTHSVVSADDKRIVVYNSGTANIREEEELAGCIGEIPGDTRTALFSIDVIEIPLADPSKARIVKSPRVFADEKTGNIAGLWTGGDHGEGTQRTAPTDQCHDITVFPALNIAAGACSGNGILFDIKDPLNPKRIDVVTDTGFAYWHSATFNNDGTKVIFTDEWGGGGRPRCKASDPKTWGANAVYDIVDGKLVFRAHYKMPAPQSDKENCVAHNGSIIPVPGRDLFAQAWYQGGLSVMDFTDSANPKEIAYFDRGPIDAKQMVLGGYWSIYWYKGHIYGTEITRGIDVFKLAPTADMTEAEIAAANAAKYEGGRFNPQTQTRVTWDKAAIDAAEASRKGG